In the genome of Blastocatellia bacterium, one region contains:
- a CDS encoding 1-acyl-sn-glycerol-3-phosphate acyltransferase — MSDQKNKDLANKEQEDLENKESKPLVKSESKPLIGASMTTKVGLGFGVALGITALSSYVIFRLMNRVKIEGLENIPSEHENVLYCLNHNSMLDNFAFETAVYLPKVFFQPEYLPVNLADRKNFFGDPASRKLKDKVMSILGKHFFTHLRAYPVDRKTHDMGQVEKWVELLKHNIVVVFPEGTRSRGGEMGEGKLV; from the coding sequence ATGTCTGATCAAAAAAACAAAGATTTAGCTAACAAAGAGCAAGAAGATCTTGAAAATAAAGAATCTAAACCATTAGTTAAAAGTGAATCTAAGCCATTAATTGGCGCATCAATGACAACCAAAGTAGGTTTAGGCTTTGGTGTAGCTTTAGGAATAACTGCTCTTAGTTCATATGTAATATTTCGGCTAATGAATCGAGTTAAAATTGAAGGGCTAGAAAACATTCCAAGCGAACATGAAAATGTCTTATATTGTCTAAATCACAACTCAATGCTAGATAATTTTGCTTTTGAAACAGCCGTTTACCTGCCTAAAGTATTTTTTCAGCCAGAATATTTACCTGTTAATCTAGCAGATCGTAAAAATTTCTTTGGCGACCCTGCTTCCCGTAAATTAAAAGATAAAGTGATGAGTATTTTAGGAAAACATTTTTTTACTCATCTACGCGCCTACCCTGTAGATAGAAAAACCCACGATATGGGTCAAGTAGAAAAATGGGTCGAACTCTTAAAACATAATATTGTGGTAGTTTTTCCAGAAGGAACTCGATCCCGTGGCGGTGAAATGGGAGAAGGAAAACTGGTGTAG
- the purL gene encoding phosphoribosylformylglycinamidine synthase subunit PurL produces MTEQITPAIIADHGLSNEEYQKIETLLSRKPNLTELGIFSVMWSEHCSYKSSRIHLKRLPTKGKSVVQGPGENAGIIDIGGDWCVAFKIESHNHPSFIEPFQGAATGVGGILRDIFTMGARPLAILNSLRFGSLEEAQNRYLMSRVVAGIANYGNSFGCPTVGGEVYFDNCYSKNPLVNVFALGVMKRDQIFLGKASGLGNSVIYVGAKTGRDGIHGATMASAEFDETTEEKRPTVQVGDPFLEKLLLEACLEAMRSGAVIGIQDMGAAGLTCSSCEMGARGETGIDLELNLVPIREERMTAYEIMLSESQERMLLVAQPGRERELIDIFTRWGLDAVVIGKVTNTKHLRVFYNGELVADIPNKALTDEAPIYQRPIKAVEITYPSATELKEKYSLSLSDVENVFLKLLFSPNLSSRRWIYRKYDYMVRTNTIVLPGSDAAVIRIKETRKAIAMSLDGNGRYCQLNPKEGAKLAIAESCRNLVVTGARPLAATNCLNFASPERAEVMWAFSEVIDGITEACQAFSTPITGGNVSFYNETEGQGIYPTPVLGMVGLIDDLKNLITSNFKATDEIILLLGETKEDLGASEYLSTIYGQIIGQVPKLDLSYEQQVQKLCLQAINRGLVSSAHDVSDGGLLVALAECCLMTQGNSPIIGASIDLDLTAFQDISLAATLFGESPSRIIVSVKFDNLLAIEELAKEYGILLTPLGRTCKDSFTVRIEQKEILNLQVDKLQLDWQESLGKLLAK; encoded by the coding sequence ATGACTGAACAAATTACCCCTGCCATTATCGCTGATCACGGCCTCAGTAATGAGGAATATCAAAAAATTGAGACTCTTTTATCTCGTAAGCCTAATTTAACTGAATTAGGTATTTTTTCTGTAATGTGGTCTGAACATTGCTCTTACAAGTCTTCTAGAATCCACTTAAAAAGACTACCAACAAAAGGCAAGTCTGTTGTTCAAGGGCCTGGAGAAAATGCAGGTATTATTGATATAGGCGGTGATTGGTGCGTTGCTTTTAAGATTGAATCTCATAATCACCCAAGCTTTATAGAACCATTTCAAGGCGCGGCAACTGGAGTTGGTGGTATTCTACGAGATATTTTTACTATGGGAGCTAGACCACTAGCTATATTAAATAGCCTACGTTTTGGCTCGCTTGAAGAAGCACAAAACCGCTATTTAATGAGCAGAGTTGTTGCTGGAATTGCTAATTATGGAAATAGCTTTGGCTGTCCTACGGTTGGCGGAGAAGTTTATTTTGATAATTGCTATAGTAAAAATCCTTTAGTTAATGTTTTTGCTTTAGGAGTAATGAAACGAGATCAAATCTTTTTAGGTAAAGCTAGCGGACTAGGTAATTCAGTAATTTATGTTGGGGCAAAAACTGGCCGTGATGGTATTCACGGAGCAACAATGGCATCAGCCGAATTTGACGAAACTACAGAAGAAAAACGCCCAACAGTACAAGTTGGTGATCCTTTCCTAGAAAAATTGCTACTAGAAGCTTGTTTAGAAGCTATGCGATCTGGTGCTGTTATTGGTATTCAAGATATGGGGGCCGCTGGCCTAACTTGTTCAAGCTGTGAAATGGGCGCACGAGGCGAAACTGGAATTGACTTAGAGCTAAACTTAGTCCCTATTCGTGAAGAGCGAATGACAGCTTATGAAATTATGCTCTCTGAGTCCCAAGAACGAATGCTTTTAGTTGCTCAACCTGGTCGAGAACGCGAATTAATCGATATTTTCACCCGTTGGGGACTTGATGCAGTAGTAATTGGTAAAGTAACAAACACTAAACACTTAAGAGTTTTTTATAATGGTGAACTAGTTGCAGATATTCCAAACAAAGCTTTAACCGACGAAGCACCTATTTATCAACGTCCAATAAAAGCCGTTGAAATTACCTACCCTTCTGCTACAGAACTTAAAGAAAAGTATTCTTTAAGTTTATCAGACGTGGAAAACGTATTTCTTAAACTTTTGTTTTCTCCTAATTTATCTTCTCGCCGTTGGATTTACCGGAAATATGACTATATGGTAAGAACAAATACTATAGTTTTACCTGGGTCAGATGCGGCAGTGATTCGTATTAAAGAGACACGAAAAGCAATTGCAATGTCTTTAGATGGGAATGGGCGATATTGTCAATTAAATCCAAAAGAAGGAGCAAAGCTAGCAATTGCAGAAAGTTGCAGGAATTTAGTTGTAACTGGAGCGCGACCTTTAGCAGCAACAAATTGTTTAAATTTTGCCTCACCAGAACGTGCAGAAGTTATGTGGGCATTTAGTGAAGTAATAGATGGTATTACTGAAGCTTGCCAAGCTTTTTCAACTCCAATTACAGGAGGAAATGTTAGTTTTTATAATGAAACTGAAGGCCAAGGTATTTACCCTACACCAGTTTTAGGAATGGTTGGACTTATAGACGACCTTAAAAACTTAATTACTAGCAACTTTAAGGCAACAGATGAAATTATTTTACTTTTAGGAGAAACAAAAGAAGATTTAGGAGCAAGCGAATATTTATCAACTATTTACGGTCAAATCATCGGCCAAGTACCAAAACTAGACTTAAGTTATGAACAGCAAGTTCAAAAGCTTTGTCTACAAGCAATTAATAGAGGCTTAGTTTCTTCTGCTCATGATGTTTCTGATGGTGGCTTATTAGTTGCTTTAGCTGAGTGTTGCCTAATGACACAAGGAAATAGCCCAATAATTGGAGCATCAATAGATTTAGATTTAACAGCATTTCAAGATATTTCTTTAGCTGCTACATTATTTGGTGAATCTCCATCCAGGATAATTGTTTCTGTAAAATTTGATAATTTGTTAGCAATAGAAGAGTTAGCTAAAGAATATGGTATTTTACTTACTCCGCTTGGGAGAACTTGTAAAGATAGTTTTACCGTTAGGATTGAGCAAAAGGAAATACTCAATTTGCAAGTAGATAAATTACAACTAGACTGGCAAGAAAGCCTAGGAAAACTACTAGCAAAATAG
- a CDS encoding mechanosensitive ion channel family protein, protein MFLILVQQTLEDISKQITEASTQVWKRLIGFIPEIGSAFLILVLTLLLARFVRRTISRAMATTKADQNIQSLVVRIGGIAVWLVGLAVTLSVLNVDAAALFAALGLTGAALGFAIRDIIANFIAGVVLLSTRPFKIGDLVTIETFEGIVEDLAIRATILKTVDGKEVAIPNAKVFSAVVVKHSLQSSRRVIINLPIDDSCSFEQVKDIVLNTLKNFEEITEDPAISISITSFSANVINLEVWFWVKPEFGLGIISTQTKLAIKAALDKEGIQLVPANTMTLFTKNEQIIK, encoded by the coding sequence ATGTTTTTAATTTTAGTACAACAAACGCTAGAAGATATTTCTAAGCAAATTACTGAAGCTTCTACCCAGGTTTGGAAACGTCTAATTGGCTTTATCCCAGAAATAGGATCTGCGTTTCTTATACTGGTTCTTACCCTTTTGCTAGCACGCTTTGTTCGTAGAACAATTAGCCGTGCAATGGCAACCACTAAAGCAGATCAAAATATTCAATCCCTCGTTGTGCGTATTGGCGGCATAGCAGTTTGGCTAGTCGGTCTAGCAGTAACTCTTAGTGTGTTAAATGTTGATGCAGCAGCACTTTTTGCCGCACTTGGTTTGACTGGTGCTGCACTTGGTTTTGCAATAAGAGACATAATTGCTAATTTTATTGCTGGCGTAGTTCTACTTTCTACAAGACCTTTTAAGATAGGCGATTTAGTAACAATAGAAACTTTTGAAGGCATTGTAGAAGATTTAGCTATACGTGCCACTATTCTAAAAACAGTTGATGGTAAAGAAGTTGCTATTCCAAATGCAAAAGTTTTTAGTGCTGTGGTTGTAAAACATTCCTTGCAAAGCTCTCGAAGAGTTATAATAAACTTACCAATTGATGATAGTTGCTCTTTTGAACAAGTAAAAGATATTGTCCTTAATACTCTCAAAAATTTTGAGGAAATAACTGAAGATCCTGCTATTTCCATTAGTATTACCTCTTTTTCAGCTAATGTTATTAATTTAGAAGTTTGGTTTTGGGTAAAACCTGAATTTGGCTTAGGTATAATTTCTACACAAACTAAATTAGCTATTAAAGCTGCATTAGATAAAGAAGGTATTCAACTTGTCCCAGCTAATACCATGACACTTTTTACAAAAAACGAACAAATAATTAAATAA
- a CDS encoding HEAT repeat domain-containing protein: MLSQWLSELKSATELEVKLDLIARIGELGELAKPAVQDLLPLLDPANPEIFIATVEALAKIKDSIVLPKLIALAKDETLENKLRKTAIKFLSIFKDNSIIPDLISLLSDNKVFICNQAVKALAKFKNDSQVFLALTNLLPNTKTLVQNSILKILVKCKISNVVPFFIYTLNNSDEKLFNKLVMLLNNYKYKDLVTNIVQQDPNLINRLFVELEKSFDSFSYYNPIVNLIKRFPEQTLIPRLRNLLYSTKENAQFYGASIAKELKIDELAPALITNLNHPSRYVHSQAAEALASFSSISISEFEKDKFINSLINILENNEWNYAFNQIVENIEDESIKAEFTNKIINLISRSDENIQRGIISILGKLEKFINNAQTIDLLTSMLKDTSKYSIDLRCSIIELLGDLKITEFVPKLIKYLEGSEQIRDSAAYALGQIQDPKTIPYLVKLLNKYKQLKLYKVLEALAKFPDKDALSAVIEQAKNPNIHYVFRLISENPSKEASLAILDALNHPNDEIKEVALNYVPQLNNISKIEIKKDFSTFNWT; this comes from the coding sequence ATGTTAAGTCAATGGTTAAGTGAGCTAAAATCTGCTACAGAACTGGAAGTAAAGCTAGATTTAATAGCTAGAATTGGTGAACTTGGCGAACTAGCAAAACCAGCAGTTCAAGACCTGCTGCCATTACTTGATCCTGCAAATCCAGAAATTTTTATAGCTACGGTAGAAGCACTAGCCAAAATTAAAGATTCAATTGTTTTACCTAAGTTAATAGCTTTGGCTAAAGATGAAACTTTAGAAAATAAATTAAGAAAAACAGCCATAAAATTTTTATCAATATTTAAAGATAATTCAATTATTCCAGATCTAATTTCTTTATTATCTGATAACAAAGTATTTATTTGTAATCAAGCAGTTAAAGCTTTAGCAAAATTTAAGAATGATTCACAGGTTTTTCTAGCATTAACTAATTTATTGCCAAATACTAAGACACTGGTTCAAAACAGCATTCTTAAAATTTTAGTTAAATGCAAAATTTCTAATGTAGTACCTTTTTTTATTTATACTCTTAATAATTCTGATGAGAAGTTATTTAATAAATTAGTAATGTTGTTAAATAATTATAAATATAAAGATTTAGTGACTAATATAGTCCAACAAGACCCAAATTTGATAAATAGGCTTTTTGTTGAACTAGAAAAGAGTTTTGACAGCTTTAGCTATTATAATCCTATAGTTAATTTAATTAAGCGTTTTCCAGAACAAACACTTATTCCAAGGCTAAGAAATTTACTTTATAGCACTAAAGAAAATGCTCAGTTTTATGGGGCATCAATTGCGAAAGAACTTAAAATAGACGAGTTAGCACCAGCTTTAATCACTAATCTTAATCATCCATCAAGGTATGTTCATAGCCAAGCAGCAGAAGCATTAGCAAGTTTTTCTAGTATCAGCATTTCAGAATTTGAAAAAGACAAATTTATAAATTCTCTTATAAATATATTAGAAAACAATGAATGGAATTATGCCTTTAATCAAATAGTTGAAAACATTGAAGATGAATCTATTAAGGCAGAATTTACTAATAAAATCATTAATCTGATTTCTAGAAGCGATGAAAATATACAAAGAGGAATAATAAGTATATTAGGAAAATTAGAAAAATTTATTAATAATGCTCAAACTATAGATTTATTAACTTCAATGTTAAAAGACACTTCTAAATATTCTATAGATTTACGTTGCTCTATAATTGAGCTATTAGGAGATCTAAAAATTACTGAATTTGTCCCTAAATTAATTAAATATTTAGAAGGCTCTGAGCAGATAAGAGACAGTGCTGCTTATGCTTTAGGGCAAATTCAAGACCCTAAAACTATTCCATACCTAGTTAAATTACTCAATAAATATAAACAATTAAAACTCTATAAAGTTTTAGAAGCTTTAGCAAAATTTCCAGATAAAGATGCTCTTTCTGCTGTCATCGAACAAGCTAAAAACCCAAATATTCATTATGTTTTTAGATTAATTTCAGAAAATCCTTCAAAAGAAGCCTCTTTAGCTATCCTGGATGCCTTAAATCATCCTAATGATGAGATAAAAGAAGTTGCACTAAATTATGTTCCTCAGCTTAACAATATTAGTAAGATTGAGATAAAAAAAGATTTTAGTACCTTTAACTGGACATAA
- a CDS encoding HEAT repeat domain-containing protein: MSFVICLLLKKCKGLDKEIAQSNEKSYKAKFIKFLEKKDIDFKVYAINIIAELKDPEFISILRSCLESDHPYTRLAAIKGLTKITDNNLKADLIKFVEQGQDKNVRKVAIAALKSLAWQPN, translated from the coding sequence TTGTCTTTTGTAATCTGTTTGCTGTTAAAGAAATGTAAGGGACTTGATAAAGAAATTGCTCAAAGCAATGAGAAAAGCTATAAAGCTAAATTTATCAAATTCTTAGAAAAGAAAGATATTGATTTTAAGGTATATGCTATTAATATAATTGCTGAACTTAAAGATCCTGAATTTATATCTATTTTAAGAAGTTGTTTAGAAAGTGACCATCCTTATACTCGCCTAGCAGCGATTAAAGGACTAACAAAAATAACGGATAACAACTTAAAAGCTGATTTAATTAAGTTTGTAGAGCAAGGTCAAGATAAAAACGTCCGAAAAGTCGCTATTGCTGCACTTAAGTCTTTAGCTTGGCAACCAAATTAA
- a CDS encoding metal-binding protein, with amino-acid sequence MPKGKTHDKISFLLVLPTFLATYFYTQDLNLSVLVTIFMLFGGLMFGPDLDINSKQYQRWGPLRFLWLPYQKIFSHRSPFTHGIFLGTLVRIGYFFLVITLVTIIISYAWLIFYSKTPDLEGLIIQNTNQILILAKVIPKYYLMGMLIGVWLGAASHTIADLLTTAFKQIVKSL; translated from the coding sequence ATGCCTAAAGGAAAAACTCATGACAAAATTAGCTTTTTATTAGTTTTGCCAACTTTTCTAGCTACTTATTTTTATACACAAGACTTAAATTTAAGTGTTTTAGTAACAATATTTATGTTATTTGGCGGGCTAATGTTTGGCCCTGACTTAGATATTAATAGCAAACAATATCAGCGTTGGGGGCCGCTTAGATTTTTATGGCTACCGTACCAAAAAATTTTTAGCCATAGATCACCTTTTACACATGGTATTTTTTTAGGAACTTTAGTAAGAATAGGATACTTTTTTCTAGTTATAACTCTAGTCACTATAATAATTAGCTATGCTTGGTTGATTTTTTATAGTAAAACACCTGACTTAGAAGGGTTAATAATTCAAAATACTAATCAAATATTAATTTTAGCAAAAGTGATACCTAAATATTACTTAATGGGAATGCTAATAGGTGTTTGGTTAGGTGCAGCTAGCCATACAATAGCGGATCTACTTACTACGGCTTTTAAACAAATTGTTAAATCACTTTAG
- the hflX gene encoding GTPase HflX, with the protein MSNVYGNIKGLKPNQMRRLEKIYQRRIPPKEIVTQDFARLMTELSHEIGRQIGVLVNRRGQIEYVIVGDAKKIELPDFKRVRAGEERFRGLRCLHTHLYNEPLTQDDLTDLALLRLDLMAAIEVDSKTGLPGLVKAAHLMPIDESDDLLANSQNSNWAFLDPRPPYELTEDFLVLIESLEEEFARRSASQKKMAGKDGAILVGVTTDGLAEAQDSMDELKELARSSGIVILDSILQRRHELDPKYLIGKGKLEEVVIRSMRLGANMIVFDKDLSPAQVRLINEATDLKIIDRSQLILDIFAQQAATSEGKIQVELAQLKYLLPRLTGKGTEMSRLMGGIGGRGPGETKLEVDRRRVRERIKMLEQQLDKIRTARQARRAKRTRKGLPVISIVGYTNAGKSTLLNTLTNSDVLAEERMFATLDPRSRLLRLPRLQEVVINDTVGFIRDLPETLLAAFKATLEEMEDSDLLVHLVDAANPRYLNQIASVEKILLELELNNLPRILVFNKCDLVAVKEVENLCRLHNAIAIVASQKQSLEALLEKIDQQLGKLSLSSNSLLNDSSSDVGIIFSDMIN; encoded by the coding sequence ATTAGTAACGTTTACGGAAATATAAAAGGATTAAAGCCAAATCAAATGCGCCGTTTAGAAAAAATTTATCAACGGCGTATTCCTCCTAAAGAAATTGTAACACAAGATTTTGCTAGGCTAATGACAGAGCTATCTCATGAAATTGGTCGTCAAATAGGGGTCTTAGTTAATCGTAGAGGACAAATAGAGTATGTAATTGTTGGAGATGCCAAGAAAATAGAACTACCTGACTTTAAGCGTGTACGTGCTGGTGAAGAACGTTTTCGCGGCCTTCGTTGTCTACATACTCATTTATATAATGAACCATTAACCCAGGATGACTTAACCGACTTAGCTTTGTTACGACTAGATTTAATGGCAGCTATTGAAGTAGATTCTAAAACTGGTCTACCTGGTCTAGTCAAAGCAGCACATTTAATGCCTATAGATGAAAGTGATGATTTGCTAGCAAATTCACAAAATAGTAACTGGGCGTTTTTAGATCCTCGGCCCCCTTATGAATTAACAGAAGATTTTTTAGTTTTAATTGAGTCTTTAGAAGAAGAATTTGCTCGTCGTTCTGCTTCACAAAAGAAAATGGCTGGCAAAGATGGAGCTATTTTAGTTGGTGTTACAACTGATGGTTTAGCCGAAGCTCAAGATTCAATGGATGAATTAAAAGAATTAGCTCGCTCTAGTGGTATTGTTATACTTGATAGCATTTTACAACGTCGTCACGAATTAGACCCTAAATATTTAATTGGTAAAGGTAAGTTAGAGGAAGTAGTTATTCGTAGTATGCGTTTAGGTGCAAATATGATTGTTTTTGATAAAGATTTGTCTCCTGCACAAGTGCGATTAATAAATGAAGCAACGGACTTAAAAATAATTGATCGTAGCCAATTAATTTTAGATATTTTTGCCCAACAAGCTGCAACTAGCGAAGGAAAAATTCAAGTTGAGCTAGCACAATTAAAATACTTATTACCTCGTTTAACAGGTAAGGGAACGGAAATGTCTCGTCTTATGGGTGGTATTGGTGGACGTGGGCCGGGGGAAACAAAGCTAGAAGTTGACCGTCGCCGAGTTCGTGAAAGAATAAAAATGCTTGAGCAGCAATTAGATAAAATCCGAACTGCTCGCCAAGCTCGTCGCGCTAAACGTACTCGTAAGGGTTTACCAGTAATTTCTATTGTTGGTTATACTAATGCTGGTAAATCAACTTTACTTAATACTTTAACTAATAGCGATGTACTAGCAGAAGAAAGAATGTTTGCTACTCTAGACCCTCGTAGTCGGCTATTGAGACTGCCACGTTTACAAGAAGTTGTTATTAATGATACAGTTGGATTTATTCGGGATTTACCAGAAACCTTGTTAGCAGCTTTTAAGGCGACTTTAGAAGAAATGGAGGACTCAGATTTATTAGTACATTTAGTTGATGCTGCTAATCCACGTTACTTAAATCAAATCGCTTCTGTAGAAAAAATATTGTTAGAACTTGAGTTAAATAATTTACCTAGAATTTTAGTGTTTAATAAATGTGATTTGGTAGCAGTCAAAGAAGTAGAAAATTTATGTAGATTACATAATGCAATTGCAATAGTTGCTTCTCAAAAGCAAAGCCTAGAAGCATTATTAGAAAAGATTGATCAACAATTAGGAAAATTGTCTTTATCATCAAATAGTTTATTAAATGATTCTAGCAGTGATGTTGGGATAATTTTTTCCGATATGATTAACTAA